The stretch of DNA TTGGCGGTGGCGCGCCTCGACCGGAGGAACCTGAAATAACTGAACCAGAGGATCTTGACGATGAACTAGATGATTTAATAGATGATGAAATAATTGAAGAAGTTATAGATGAGCCAATAGAAGATCAAAAAGAAGTAATTAGTGATAATCAAAGCAGTAATTCCCATGATAATAATGAGCCAGTTGTAAGTATACCACAAAATCCTGTACCACAACCCGAAGTAATAAATAAGCCTATTATATCAGGCACTGTATTTGGGCGGGTGGTAGATACAGAAGGAAACCCATTAGTAAACTTGCGTATTGAGTTGCACAGTAATCCAAGGATCACCTACACTGATTTGCAAGGTTACTACAGATTTGACGGTGTAGAATTGGGTAAACACACTGTTACAGTAAAAGACGATAGATATATAGCAGCTAAAAGTGAAATTGTAGTTAAACAGGGATTAAACGAAGTTACCTTTACCAATAATACAAATTCCAATGCAACATCTCTTGAATTAAGCGATAATAGCTATATGCAGCAGGTTAACTTTGTGTTGGTACCAAAGGAGTCAGTTGTTGAGGCTACTCCTATTCTGGGAAATAACGGTGACTCGTTAATCGAAAAGATACTAAATGCAAGCCCTGCTGTTAAAGCATCAATAGCAACAACTGCAGTGGGTAGTTCTATAGTTATATTATTAATGCCTTATCGCAGACGTCAAAATATTATTATAGAGAGAAACGGTAAGAAAATAGTTAAACTTCGGCAATCACCAAAACGTAATATAGTTATTAACCTAACTAGTTATATCCAAGAGCCAGGTGACCAGATTACTGTTAAGGTTAAGAAAAGTCTGGTTAAGAAGCTTAAGGACAGTACCATAGTACTAAGATATGTTTCGCGAGATATAGCAAGTTATAAAGTTGATGAATCTGTGCAATCAATCACTGCTAATGTTGATACGGATACGTTTATGGTTGATTGGGAAAAAACATCCTAAACCTTAAAGACCCCGTGGTATTAAATAAATTTAATACTACGGGGTTAACTTTTAAATTTTATCGAAGGAGGGTAGCATATGTTTTCTATGTTGCAAAATATGGTAGTGAGAAGGGTACTGGTGTCTGTATTAGCTTGTATAATTGGTATACCTCTAGCCGGTTTCTTTTTATTAATGGCATTAAACCAGTTAGGTGGGTTAATGGATTTAAGTCCGCTAAGTGTCAACCAGGTTGACACAAAGAACTTATTTCCTTTTATAAGTAGTTTTAGTTTTCCAAATACAATTAGTATAGTAATTGATAAAGTAACATTTTTACTAAAAAACATCTTGATAATTTGTGTTCCAGTATTAATAATTATACTAATCTGTAGATTATACTTTAGAGATAAGCGTTTAAAACATATGGAACAAGTTGAAATTGTATTAAGTCGTGATGATACTGCTGAACCTTTTGAGGTTATGACATTTTTTGATAGTTGCTATGCAGCATTAGTTACTCGTAATTTTTCAATATTTAAGGGACATGACCACATGCTATGGGAGATTATAAAAGAAGACAACGGAAACATTAGATTTTATATTGGTGCACCTAACTGGGCGATTAATGGTATCAAGGCTAGGCTACAAAGTACTTACCAAAATATCACGTTTACTTCAACTAATAGAATAACAAGTGATTATGATGTACGGCAACAATTTGGTTTAGCCCGCAAGTGGATATATCCTTTAAGAAGCCTTAGAAATTATCAATCATCTATAACAGAATCTTTGGTTTCGGTTTTAGCAGTTGAAAAAGATAATGTGAGACTGCAGTTTTTGCTTACACCAAAAGGATTAGGTTTTCAAAAGAAAGTAAAGCTTATGCAGAAAGCATATGAACAAACTAATATTGTTGAAAAATTACAAGATAAGTCTGATACCGGTATGGGATATGTAGAGGATAAAGAGCTTAAAAGTGCTTTGGAAATCACGGGTAAAGGTGTATTTAGTACAGAAATCAGGTTATGTTGTGATTCCTATGAGGCTACAAAATCAGTCGCAGGTGTGTTAGGAGAGGCTAGTGGTGAGAATCGTTTAATCCAACCAGGAGTTATAGGTGGAACTATATTAAGATTAAATAAGAAGTTATGGTTAAGGTGGCTGAATTTAAGGATGCCATCTATTTTATTGTTTAGAAAGTGCATATTATCAAGCTTTCACTTAGCAACTATAATTCATTTACCTTCTGTAAGAGTAAGAGTTGCAAATTTAAATCGAGCACCAATACGAAGGGCTGCAGCTTCAATGAAAATATCACGGGATTCTAAATATGCCATTATGAAAGATGAAAATGGGCCGGTAGGTATACTTCCGGAAGACAGAAAATATAATAATTTGCTATTTGGTACCCAGGGTGGTGGTAAAAGTACCGTCATTGAAAGGCTGGTTTATTCGGATGCTCAAATTTTAGAAAAAGCCCAAGTAATAATCGACCCTAACAATGATATGGCCAAAACTGTTTTGGGTTTAATACCGCCAAGTAGGAAGGTTATATTTGTTGATGCTTCAGATGAAAATTGCCCCTGGTCAATTAATCCCTTTAAGCATTATTTATCTAAGGATGTTTTAGTAGATAACCAAATTAGAACATTTATTCAGAAATGGGGACAGAGTGCTATAGGCCCAAAATCCGAGGAGTTTTTAGCAAATACAATGTATGCGCTTTTAGATACCCAGAGCAACTTTACATATTTAGATGTTTTTAGAATGTTAGTTGACCAAGATTTTAGGGATCGAGTAATAATGGACATTAAAGATCCATTTCAAAGGATGTACTGGACACAGACGTTTATTCCAATGCAAGAAAATAATCCTAAAGCTTTAGAAGAAAGGTTACAAGCACCACGAAATAAGTTAAATCGAATATTAAGCGTAAAACTTGTGAATCGAATTTTAACTGGCCCTAATCCAATAGACTTTTATAAAGAGCTACACGATGAAAAAGCTATTATAGTAGTGAATTTACCAAAGGGGCTTATTGGTTCGGAAAATGCTTTTTTAATTGGTATTTGGGTAATTAGCGAGGTTTGGAATGTTATTCAAAGGCAGTCGGCATTAGCACAAGAAAAAAGGGTTAAGATCAGTATCATATTGGAAGAATTAAAGAATTTGCTTTGTGATGATCTGGAAAATGTTCTTTCTGAAGGCCGTAAATATGGCGCAGAGACTACAGTGGCATTTCAGCACTATGAACAGATAGATGATGAAAAATTGCTTTCAGCAATTAGAACTTTGATTCAAAATATTATTTTGTTTAGAACCCAAGAGGTTGAAGATGCAGAAAGGTTTACTAAGCTATTTATGCGATTGTATTCAAATATGATTCAAGTTAATGATGATGTTCAGGACCGCATAAATTTTGGCCCGGATGATATATTTAATATACCTGTTTATCATGCAATATGTCGCTGGATGGTTAAAGGAGAACCCCAAGCGCCTTTTGTTGGTAAGACTATGCCTGTTGATGATCTCTATAGATCAGATTGGGCTGAATATCATATAAGTAGACAACACGAATATGCAAGTAACTTATAACGGGATGCAGTGTAATAGCTCTCCCGTTTTATTATTTTTATACTTATTATGAAAAGAGGTATTAGATATGAGCGGATATGTATTTACTATTCCCCAGTGGAGTAAACCTAAAAAACCTTCAGGTAACGTTGATAACTTGCTAAAAAGGAATGACTTTAAACTTCAGGAACGAGATTTAGATATATTGGAATTTTTCTTAAATCATCCCTTTGTTATAACTGAACAGGTGGCAAAGCTCTTTTATAATCACTGTGCAAAACCAACTCAAAACGCTTCAAGAAGGCTAAAAACTCTTTATGATATGGGGTTGCTATGGAGAACTAGACCCTTTGTGAGCAAAGGTAAAGGTACACATCAATATATTTTTTGTATTACAAAACTGGCTTACAACTTGATTACCCAGGTAAGAGAACTTGATTATACCGATGAAATAAATTTTCAGGAATGTGACAATGTAGTAGAGATGTCACGTATTGCACACGAATTAGAGCTTAATGAATTCTGTATTGAACTTATTCAAAAAGCTAAGGAAAAAAATCTTGAATTTAATTGGTCAGGTACTAAACGATCATGGCAAAAGATAACTCCTAAAACTCCTGGTAGTAAGGGGTATGTTATTTCTCCGGATGCAATGATCCGAGTGGATAATAATATTTATCATATTGAGTATGAAAGGTATTGCGACAAAGACAATTTTTATAAAAAGTGTATGAAATGGAAGAGGTACCGGCAGGATCGGGCATGGAAAGAATTATACCCGAAAGAGCCTATTATTTTAGTGGTTGGCAATAAAGCAGCTGGCGAAGTTGTAGGGCATTATAGGCGTGTAAACTCTATAGATCAACTGATACCCATTGCTAAAAGTTGCAATATGGATGATATTTTATTTTTATATAATGAAGATTGGCGCAAAGGAATTTTCGATGCTTACAATGTACAAGAAGAAAAGATTAATCTTTTTGAAATCAAGGAAATGGATATTTGGTCAAAAATATCAAATGTACAGTAAATGATTACTCTAATCAATTTTGGAAAAGTGTGATTCGTGAAGGTGATCTTAAGGCTATTCATAATATATAGGGAGGAATAATTATGTTAAATAAAGTTATATTGATCGGTAGACTAACTAGAGACCCCGAACCACGTTACACCACAAGTGGTGTAGCTGTAACCAGGTTTACGTTGGCAGTTGATAGACAATTTTCTAACAGTCAAGGTGAGAGGGAAGCTGATTTTATTGATATAGTTACTTGGCGAAAGATAGCCGAAAACTGTGCTAACCATCTTGGCAAAGGATACTTAGTTGCGATTGAAGGGCACTTACAAATACGCTCATATGATGACAACCAAGGCATTAGGCGTAAAGCCGCCGAAATAGTTGCTGACAATGTACGCTTTTTAGACCGTGGAAAAAAAGGTGGGAGTAATTCCTCAACAGCACAAGATAATGATAGTGCCTCTGGATTTGCCAGCGAAGTTAGCTTTTCGGATGATGTTCCGTTCTAAAAACTTTCTGGCCAAAAGGAGAGTGTATACAATATACATTCTCCTTAAAATAACCTTGCTCTGAGGTGAGCGAGCCTGGGGGGAAGTTTGAAGGGGGGAAAGCCCTTCAAGGTCTTACATAATCATAAATAAAAAAAATCCCGCCCTTTACGGGTGGCCTGGGCCGGGTACACTAAAAAAAGGCGGAGAGATCTAAGAGTTTATCTTGCCCCTCGGTTCGCTTCGCCTGAAAAACCTTTACCCGGCCCAGGTCGGGCCCCGTCAAGGGAAAAAAGGGATTTATTTTATTTTCCACTATAATGATATTGCTAGGAGTTGATAATGATTAATCATGAAGATATAGTAATAAATTTAAAGGCAGCTATTAAAGATGAAATTGAATGTAAAAGGGCATCAATGAGGACTAAAAAAAGAAATGGTGTATTTCTTAAAGATGGTAGCTTATTAAGAAAAACAGGGGATCAGACCATATATTTGTTTAAGCTTGAAAAGCCTGTGAATTTGCCTAAAGATGTACCAGGTTATTTGTTTGTTGGTAAGGTATCATACCCGGGTAGTGTTGTTTCATTAACTGAAGATGAACTTTTATGGTGTTCAGCACTTGAAATTAAATTAGATAATATTAAAAGTTGTTATATAGTTGTGAAGGATGATTCGCTGCTGTTGGCCATGCACGATAAGTTAGAGGATATTTTTAAAAATAAATTTTTTCATAACCAGGTGTTAGTAGAAAAAATCTTTTGCGATAAGGATATTAAACTTGGCCGTGATAATTGTTCACAATATTTAAGGGTTCCGCAAAATTTAAATGTTGAGCAAGAAGAAGCATTTAATCGAGCTGTGGCCAGTGAAGTATTATTTATTTGGGGTCCACCTGGTACTGGCAAATCAAAAACCTTAAGTGCAGTAGTTGATACGTTGTACCGGAGGGGTAAAAAAATCTTGTTGGTATCTCACACCCATGCTGCAGTAGATAGTCTGTTAAAAAAGGCTATGGATTACTTTACTCCGGAAGAAATTAATAAAGGGGTAATTATGCGCTATGGTGCCGGTGAAAATA from Peptococcaceae bacterium 1198_IL3148 encodes:
- a CDS encoding replication-relaxation family protein; its protein translation is MSGYVFTIPQWSKPKKPSGNVDNLLKRNDFKLQERDLDILEFFLNHPFVITEQVAKLFYNHCAKPTQNASRRLKTLYDMGLLWRTRPFVSKGKGTHQYIFCITKLAYNLITQVRELDYTDEINFQECDNVVEMSRIAHELELNEFCIELIQKAKEKNLEFNWSGTKRSWQKITPKTPGSKGYVISPDAMIRVDNNIYHIEYERYCDKDNFYKKCMKWKRYRQDRAWKELYPKEPIILVVGNKAAGEVVGHYRRVNSIDQLIPIAKSCNMDDILFLYNEDWRKGIFDAYNVQEEKINLFEIKEMDIWSKISNVQ
- the ssb gene encoding single-stranded DNA-binding protein, producing the protein MLNKVILIGRLTRDPEPRYTTSGVAVTRFTLAVDRQFSNSQGEREADFIDIVTWRKIAENCANHLGKGYLVAIEGHLQIRSYDDNQGIRRKAAEIVADNVRFLDRGKKGGSNSSTAQDNDSASGFASEVSFSDDVPF
- a CDS encoding TraM recognition domain-containing protein gives rise to the protein MFSMLQNMVVRRVLVSVLACIIGIPLAGFFLLMALNQLGGLMDLSPLSVNQVDTKNLFPFISSFSFPNTISIVIDKVTFLLKNILIICVPVLIIILICRLYFRDKRLKHMEQVEIVLSRDDTAEPFEVMTFFDSCYAALVTRNFSIFKGHDHMLWEIIKEDNGNIRFYIGAPNWAINGIKARLQSTYQNITFTSTNRITSDYDVRQQFGLARKWIYPLRSLRNYQSSITESLVSVLAVEKDNVRLQFLLTPKGLGFQKKVKLMQKAYEQTNIVEKLQDKSDTGMGYVEDKELKSALEITGKGVFSTEIRLCCDSYEATKSVAGVLGEASGENRLIQPGVIGGTILRLNKKLWLRWLNLRMPSILLFRKCILSSFHLATIIHLPSVRVRVANLNRAPIRRAAASMKISRDSKYAIMKDENGPVGILPEDRKYNNLLFGTQGGGKSTVIERLVYSDAQILEKAQVIIDPNNDMAKTVLGLIPPSRKVIFVDASDENCPWSINPFKHYLSKDVLVDNQIRTFIQKWGQSAIGPKSEEFLANTMYALLDTQSNFTYLDVFRMLVDQDFRDRVIMDIKDPFQRMYWTQTFIPMQENNPKALEERLQAPRNKLNRILSVKLVNRILTGPNPIDFYKELHDEKAIIVVNLPKGLIGSENAFLIGIWVISEVWNVIQRQSALAQEKRVKISIILEELKNLLCDDLENVLSEGRKYGAETTVAFQHYEQIDDEKLLSAIRTLIQNIILFRTQEVEDAERFTKLFMRLYSNMIQVNDDVQDRINFGPDDIFNIPVYHAICRWMVKGEPQAPFVGKTMPVDDLYRSDWAEYHISRQHEYASNL